The region CCCGCGCCGATGGCGCTCAACGTGGTGCCCTGGGCCGGCTCGCTCGCCGACGGCGGCTGGTCGACCGAGGAGCTGAAACTGCGCAACGAGTCTCGCAAGATCCTCGGGCTGCCAGATCTCAAGGTCTCCGCCACCTGCGTACGGGTGCCGGTGGTCACCGCTCACTCGGTGGCCGTACACGCTGTCTTCGGGGCCGAGGTGGACGCCGAAGGGGCCCGGGAGGCGCTGCGGAACGCCCCCGGAGTGATCCTGGTGGACGACCCGGCGGCCGGTGAGTTCCCGATGCCGATCGACGCGGTGGGGACGGACCCGTCTTGGGTCGGACGGATCCGGCGGTCCGTCGACGACCCGAGAGCGCTCGACTTCTTCGTCACCGGTGACAACCTGCGCAAAGGCGCGGCCCTGAACACCGCCCAGATCGCCGAGTTGCTCGCCGCCGAATTCTCGTCCCGCTGAATTGTCGGCCCGCTGACTGCTGACCGCTGACTGCTGGCCACTTACCACTGCCCACTGGCGGCTGACGGCGGGCCCGCGCCACTGTTTTCCAGCTGGACCCAGCCACCCCAAATCGGACTGGGGGCGAGGCGGATCGCGTCAGGTCGAGGCCAGCCGACTCCGTCAGGCCGGGGCCAGTCGATCCCGTCAGGCCGGGGCCAACCGGACGCCGTCGCGGCCCTCCCGCTTGACGCCGTAGAGCGCCTCGTCCGCCCGGCGCAACGTCAGTTCGGGTGGTTCCCCGTCGTGCCGGAGGGCGACCCCGACGCTGATCGTCCGGTCGATGCGTCGAGCCGCCTCAGCCAGCCGCTCGGCGATACCCACCGCCTCCTCGGGTCGGGCCACCTCGATGACGGCGACGAACTCGTCACCGCCGATCCGATACAGCTCGTCGCCCTGGCGTAGCGCGGCCTCCAGCGCCCGGGCGAGATCCACCAGCACCTGGTCGCCAACCTGGTGCCCGTACGTGTCGTTGATGATTTTGAAGTCGTCGACGTCGATGGCGAGCAACGCCGTACGCCCCGGGGTGGCGGCGGCGATTCGCTCCCCGAACGGCCCATGGTGCCGGAGTCCGGTCAACGGGTCGGAGGTGGCAAGTTCGTGCAGCTTCGCCAAACTGCTCAACCGATCCAGACAGGTCCAGACCTGGGCGGCGAGTAGTTCGACCAACCCGAGTGTGCTCGGCTCCGGGCTGACCTGCCGCTCGTCGGCCACCAGCAATACACCGCCGGTCTCCGGTTGCCCGAACGGAACGATGATCAACGTTCCGACCCCGGCCGTGATCAGCGGCGCGTACTCGACTTCGGCCGCGATCAGCGGCGGGGCGGCACCGATGGTGCACGCGGCACCGTACTGGTGGGCCCGGGAGTGGATCCGTTCCAGCGCTGGCTGGCCGGCGTCGGCGAGCCCCGCGCGAACCCTGGCCTCCAGGCCGCCCAGTGGGATGGTCGCCGGGCCGACCCACAGCCCCTGGGCACGGGTGAGCACGAGGATCGCCGCCGAGAACCCGGTGATGTCGCGGGCGGCGTCGGTGGCGGCGATCGCCAACTCCCGCTCGGTCACCGCTGCGGTCAGCACGGTGCTGTGTCGCAGTGTCCGTTCGCTGCGACTCTCTGTCGGAACGCCACCGAGCCGCTCGATGCGTACGCCGAGGGTGGTGGCGATCCGTTCGATGCTGTCGGGCCACTGGTCGAGGTCGACCGGGCTGCTCCACACCAGCTCCAGCACCCCGATCGGGCAACCTGCGGAGTCGCGGATCGGGGTGGACAGTTGCGCCGTGGCACCGGTGGGCAGCAGAAGATGATCCGCATCGTCAGGCCCCGGGAAGATCGTCTCAGTCTTGCCCGAGACGTAGACCCGCCCCACCGCGCCGGTACCCGGGGCGACGCCGGACGGCACCTGCCACGCGCCGGTGGCGGCGACACACCGGAGCCGGTCGCGCACCAACAGCAGCACGGAGACCCGGGCGGGCGTACGCTGACCGATGGCGGCCACCGTCGCCTGGCATGCTGCCAGCGCGCTCGTTGCCCGAGAAAGACGGGCCACGACATCGCGGATGATTCGTTCGTGATCTAGGCGCACATCGGGCGTTTCGGGGTGAGGGGCAGAGGGGTCGTCCGGCGGGCCGGACGGAGTTGCCCCAGCTTACTCAGCGTGCTGCGGGTTTGCCGATCGCCTGATGGGTGATGGTGCTTCAGACCCATGGGTTCACGGTTCGCAGGACGTGCAGAACCGGACCGCCGGGTGTTGGGCCAAGTGCTCGATCGGGATCTCCGTACGACACTGCTCGCAGCAGCCGTAGGCGTCATGGTCCAGGTAGTGCAGGGCTCGGGCGATGTCGCCCAGCGCCTGGCGGGACGAGGCGGTCAACACGGCGGCGGTGTCGGCGTCTCCGCCTCGGCACCGGCTGTCGCCGGCCTGCCGGTCGAGCAGCGCCAACTGGGTGCTGTGGCGTTCATACTGCTCCTCCAACACCATCCGCAGTACGCCGAGCTCATCCTTCCTGCGCACGGTCTGCACAGTGGGTTCCTTTCGAACGACGGGGGACAAGGCAACGGGCGGAGTGCTGTCGCACCCCGCCCGCCTGGAAGATCGATCGAACTCGTACTGCGGGCGGGCGGACCCCGGTTGGGGCGCGGTACGCGCGGCGGAGCGACGAGCGGCGTACCACCCTGGCGACGGCCGGTCCCAGCCGAGGTGTCGGCCATTCGGGCCGGCGTTTCGGAGCGGTCGGTGGCGGTGGCGACGACCAGCGGAAGGTGGCGAGCGGTCACGGTCCCACGCCGGCAGCTGAGCAGGCGTACGCGGAGGGACCGGCCGTGGGCGACCACGGCGTCACCATAGCCGCTGACCAGGCTTCAGCTACTGCGGCCCGGACCGCCACCGTCCGTATCCCGGTCCTCGTCGATCCGTGTGGGAGCAGCTGCCGGCCCGAGCGGATCGAACCTTTTTGGGGTATCTGAGGTTCCGTGGGCAATGCATTGGTCTCCGGCTGTGTCGGGCCCTATGGTGTGCGGATGGAACGGGTGGCGCAGTTCGAGCCGGCCGGCGTCACTGTGGTGATGCCGGAGCTGGCCGCTGCGCTGGCACCGGAGCTGGCTGCCATGCTGGCGCCGACCGGGGCGCACCCGACGGTTTCCATTCGCATCGCCACCACCGGCGACGACGCCTACGTCGTTCCCGCCGAATCGCCGCGGAGCGCCTCCGCGACCTACGGGCTGCCGAGCCCCACCCCAGCCGGCCGCAGCCCGCCGGTGGTCGCCTGACACGCAGACACGGCCACCAGGGCGGA is a window of Micromonospora polyrhachis DNA encoding:
- a CDS encoding GGDEF domain-containing protein, whose product is MRLDHERIIRDVVARLSRATSALAACQATVAAIGQRTPARVSVLLLVRDRLRCVAATGAWQVPSGVAPGTGAVGRVYVSGKTETIFPGPDDADHLLLPTGATAQLSTPIRDSAGCPIGVLELVWSSPVDLDQWPDSIERIATTLGVRIERLGGVPTESRSERTLRHSTVLTAAVTERELAIAATDAARDITGFSAAILVLTRAQGLWVGPATIPLGGLEARVRAGLADAGQPALERIHSRAHQYGAACTIGAAPPLIAAEVEYAPLITAGVGTLIIVPFGQPETGGVLLVADERQVSPEPSTLGLVELLAAQVWTCLDRLSSLAKLHELATSDPLTGLRHHGPFGERIAAATPGRTALLAIDVDDFKIINDTYGHQVGDQVLVDLARALEAALRQGDELYRIGGDEFVAVIEVARPEEAVGIAERLAEAARRIDRTISVGVALRHDGEPPELTLRRADEALYGVKREGRDGVRLAPA